In Flavobacterium endoglycinae, one DNA window encodes the following:
- a CDS encoding substrate import-associated zinc metallohydrolase lipoprotein, which produces MKLFKYNKLAIMAVVSAALISCGSEDQPGESQLDFTQPTKTALDNWITTTYLNPFNINVQYKWNQNTVDNSRYLFPPTIDKVKPALEIVEEIWLKSYSTIGGADFVKKIAPREIVLVGGVNLNSVGTRTLGLAEGGQRVTLFETDYIDQTDRDNVSEFIHTIQHEYIHILNQNKPFDEKSWAAVTPVGYTADWYNYDIPESNEIGFITSYARSNINEDFAETASMILIYTKADYQAFLDGIQSPFAYQALKTKEALVVKYFKEAFNMDFYALRDEAEKNTTGVINN; this is translated from the coding sequence ATGAAACTATTCAAATACAATAAACTAGCCATTATGGCCGTGGTTTCTGCAGCGTTAATTTCATGTGGAAGTGAAGATCAGCCGGGAGAAAGCCAATTAGATTTTACACAGCCAACAAAAACGGCTTTAGATAATTGGATTACAACTACATATTTGAATCCTTTTAACATTAATGTACAATATAAATGGAACCAAAATACAGTTGACAACAGCCGTTATTTATTTCCGCCAACAATAGATAAAGTAAAGCCAGCCTTAGAAATTGTTGAAGAAATCTGGCTTAAAAGTTACTCAACTATTGGAGGAGCTGATTTTGTGAAAAAAATTGCACCAAGAGAAATTGTTTTAGTTGGAGGAGTCAATTTAAATAGTGTAGGAACTAGAACTTTAGGTTTAGCCGAAGGAGGACAAAGAGTAACATTATTTGAAACAGATTATATTGATCAAACTGATCGTGATAATGTTTCAGAATTTATTCATACGATCCAGCACGAATACATTCACATTTTGAACCAAAACAAACCTTTCGACGAAAAATCATGGGCAGCTGTAACTCCTGTAGGATATACAGCAGATTGGTACAATTATGATATTCCAGAATCTAATGAAATTGGATTTATAACAAGTTACGCAAGATCAAACATCAACGAAGATTTCGCAGAAACAGCTTCAATGATTTTGATTTATACAAAAGCAGATTATCAAGCATTCCTTGATGGAATCCAAAGTCCATTTGCTTATCAGGCATTAAAAACGAAAGAAGCTTTGGTTGTTAAATACTTCAAAGAAGCATTCAACATGGATTTTTATGCTTTGAGAGATGAAGCAGAGAAAAACACAACAGGTGTAATAAACAATTAA
- a CDS encoding RagB/SusD family nutrient uptake outer membrane protein, with amino-acid sequence MKNLKIALSLLILVSITSCDDFLSEKPDNRTEIDTPEKISELLVEAYPQMSYFDIAETMSDNVFDSGMPQTLIKNEQSYNWEIQTETTDIDTQAFYWDACYKAIAHANKALEAIEDLGSPATLNPQKGEALMARAYSHYMLVSLWSKRYNPATAASDLGVPYVTKPETELVTKYKRNTVAEVFDFIQKDIEEGLKLVTNDYKQPKFHFNVNASKAFASRFYLVKGDWDRVIELSNDLGSKPEGKLRDFPSYDLLSAVDQRLAYADSNAETNLLIVSANSIVSRSYYSNRFYLSGARYPEIFGSGVSPYNKPWYYNFYSSNSSITVFMPKFYEYFKYSNVTAGIGDPYVAEVLLSNDEFFLNRIEAHVMKGEIALANDELDYFLSTRTVGYVASDKLTEAKIVAKYPVIADEYTPFYTMTPVQTSYVKAIAEARRRDFVHEGMRWFDVKRFNIVVNHETTNKPTNILVKDDNRRALQIPLHASNTGVELNPR; translated from the coding sequence ATGAAAAACTTAAAAATAGCTTTATCCCTATTGATACTGGTAAGTATTACTAGCTGTGATGATTTCCTTTCGGAAAAACCAGATAACAGAACAGAAATTGACACTCCTGAAAAAATCTCAGAATTACTAGTTGAGGCTTATCCGCAAATGAGTTATTTTGATATTGCAGAAACAATGTCTGATAACGTTTTTGACAGTGGCATGCCACAGACTTTAATAAAAAATGAGCAAAGCTATAACTGGGAAATACAAACAGAAACTACAGATATAGATACTCAGGCTTTTTATTGGGATGCATGTTACAAAGCAATCGCTCATGCAAACAAAGCATTAGAAGCAATTGAAGATCTAGGAAGCCCTGCAACGCTTAATCCTCAAAAAGGTGAAGCTTTAATGGCAAGAGCTTACTCTCATTATATGCTGGTTTCATTATGGTCTAAACGTTATAATCCTGCCACGGCAGCATCAGATTTAGGAGTTCCTTATGTTACAAAACCAGAAACAGAATTAGTAACAAAGTACAAAAGAAACACAGTTGCTGAAGTTTTTGATTTTATTCAAAAAGATATTGAAGAAGGCTTAAAATTAGTAACCAATGATTACAAACAACCAAAATTCCACTTTAACGTAAATGCTTCAAAAGCTTTTGCCAGCAGATTTTATCTAGTAAAAGGTGATTGGGACCGAGTAATCGAATTATCTAATGATTTAGGTTCTAAACCAGAAGGAAAATTAAGAGACTTTCCATCATATGATTTATTAAGCGCCGTTGATCAAAGATTAGCTTACGCAGATAGCAATGCCGAAACAAACTTATTAATCGTTTCAGCAAATTCAATTGTGAGCAGATCGTACTATTCAAATCGCTTTTATCTTTCGGGAGCAAGATACCCTGAAATTTTTGGATCGGGAGTAAGTCCTTATAATAAACCATGGTATTATAACTTTTATTCATCAAACAGTAGTATCACAGTATTTATGCCTAAGTTTTATGAGTACTTTAAATATTCTAACGTAACTGCTGGAATTGGAGATCCTTATGTAGCAGAAGTTTTATTAAGCAATGATGAATTTTTCTTGAACAGAATCGAAGCACATGTAATGAAAGGAGAGATTGCCTTAGCAAATGATGAATTAGACTATTTCCTATCAACAAGAACGGTAGGGTATGTTGCCTCAGATAAATTGACAGAAGCAAAAATTGTAGCAAAATATCCAGTAATTGCTGATGAATATACACCATTCTATACTATGACACCAGTGCAAACCTCTTACGTTAAAGCAATTGCAGAAGCACGAAGAAGAGATTTTGTACACGAAGGAATGAGATGGTTTGATGTAAAACGTTTTAACATCGTAGTGAATCACGAAACAACCAACAAACCAACAAACATTTTGGTAAAAGATGATAACAGAAGAGCATTACAAATTCCGTTGCATGCCTCAAATACTGGAGTTGAATTAAATCCTAGATAA